A window of the Opitutaceae bacterium genome harbors these coding sequences:
- a CDS encoding hydroxyacid dehydrogenase, translating to MKGIFILDPDSFARIYPREIEREIGQLLDLVAPSQTAESIRAQPFLMQDVDIVLSGWGAPRLDEAFLDAAPRLKAFLYGAGSIRNTVTAAFWRRNIPIASAVSANAIPVAEYTLSQILFCLKAGWQHNRRCKTPGSDRVYGFDACKSIEPAGAFGSTVGLVSLGQVARRVIELLAPFEIRILAFDPFASADDARRLGIELCSLEDVFERSDVVSVHTPDLPETRGMISGDLVSRMRVNASLINTSRSAIVRHSELIQVLELRSDLWAILDVTEIVSDQEYRSLQTLSNVTLTPHIAGSMAGECARMGQYMLDDLKRFLKGEPLKYQITEQQAAIMA from the coding sequence ATGAAAGGGATTTTCATTCTCGATCCTGACTCGTTTGCCAGAATCTACCCCCGGGAGATCGAGAGGGAAATCGGACAGCTTCTCGATCTGGTTGCACCCTCCCAGACCGCCGAGTCGATCAGGGCGCAGCCCTTCCTGATGCAAGACGTCGATATCGTCCTTTCCGGTTGGGGTGCACCCAGGCTTGACGAGGCCTTCCTCGATGCGGCGCCCCGACTGAAGGCATTCCTTTATGGGGCCGGATCCATTCGGAATACCGTGACTGCGGCTTTCTGGCGTCGGAACATCCCCATCGCCTCGGCAGTCTCGGCCAATGCCATCCCGGTCGCCGAATACACCCTTTCACAGATCCTTTTCTGCCTCAAGGCGGGATGGCAGCACAACCGCCGCTGCAAGACTCCCGGCAGTGACCGGGTTTACGGTTTTGACGCCTGCAAATCCATCGAGCCGGCCGGCGCTTTCGGAAGCACCGTGGGCTTGGTTTCGCTCGGGCAAGTCGCCCGCAGGGTCATCGAATTGCTCGCTCCGTTCGAGATCAGGATCCTCGCGTTCGATCCCTTCGCCTCAGCGGACGACGCCCGCCGTCTCGGAATTGAGCTGTGTTCACTGGAGGACGTTTTTGAGCGATCCGATGTGGTCTCGGTCCACACGCCGGATCTGCCCGAGACCCGTGGCATGATCTCCGGAGACCTCGTTTCCCGGATGCGGGTCAACGCCTCCCTGATCAATACCTCACGGAGCGCCATCGTCCGGCATTCGGAACTCATTCAGGTCCTGGAACTGCGGTCCGATCTCTGGGCAATTCTCGATGTGACCGAAATCGTCAGCGACCAAGAATACCGTTCACTTCAGACACTCTCCAATGTCACCCTGACCCCCCATATTGCCGGTTCAATGGCAGGTGAGTGCGCCCGTATGGGCCAATACATGCTCGACGACCTGAAGCGCTTCCTCAAAGGCGAACCTCTCAAGTACCAGATCACCGAGCAACAGGCCGCAATCATGGCCTGA
- a CDS encoding TIM barrel protein, whose product MKPGLLSVTFRQLPPQEIIVLANKAGLEGIEWGGDIHVPHDRPDIASAIGRRTLEAGLEISAYGSYYRLGDPASGPIEGVLETALALQTGIVRVWAGRKGYDDSDQAEREAVADDGRTIARLARQAGLRIACEWHSQTLTDSAESAAELFDTVNDPDFLTFWQPRNFQDEVTNLHDMATALPRLAGLHVFNWDIRTRARLPLSEGETAWKAYLNKAKVRGSIFASLEFVAGDDPMQMVEDAATLRRWLSEI is encoded by the coding sequence ATGAAACCCGGGCTTCTCTCCGTCACCTTTCGGCAGCTTCCCCCCCAGGAAATCATTGTTCTGGCCAACAAGGCCGGCCTGGAAGGCATCGAATGGGGTGGCGATATCCACGTTCCACACGATCGCCCGGACATCGCCTCTGCCATCGGCCGCAGGACCCTCGAGGCCGGCCTGGAAATCTCAGCCTACGGGTCCTACTACCGACTCGGCGATCCCGCGTCCGGTCCGATTGAGGGTGTCCTGGAAACAGCTCTGGCCCTGCAGACGGGCATCGTCCGAGTCTGGGCTGGCCGGAAAGGCTACGATGATTCCGACCAGGCGGAACGAGAAGCCGTGGCCGACGACGGAAGAACCATCGCCCGACTGGCCCGCCAGGCCGGATTGCGCATCGCCTGCGAATGGCATTCCCAGACCCTGACCGACTCGGCCGAATCCGCCGCCGAGCTGTTCGACACGGTGAATGATCCGGACTTCCTGACCTTCTGGCAGCCTCGCAATTTCCAGGACGAGGTCACCAATCTTCACGACATGGCGACCGCTCTTCCACGTCTGGCCGGTCTGCACGTCTTCAATTGGGACATCCGGACCCGCGCCCGGTTGCCCCTTTCCGAAGGCGAGACCGCCTGGAAGGCCTACCTGAACAAGGCCAAGGTTCGGGGATCCATCTTTGCCTCCCTCGAATTCGTGGCCGGGGACGATCCGATGCAGATGGTCGAAGATGCCGCCACCCTTCGCCGCTGGCTCTCGGAAATCTGA